In Paracoccus jeotgali, the following are encoded in one genomic region:
- a CDS encoding response regulator — translation MTAPLILCIEDEPALCDDIAFDLRDAGYEVLTAADADQALTLLEGQRPDLILCDIVMPGMDGKALLAHLRQRRPDLDVVPFLFLTALTSRAQVIDGRIAGADDYLTKPIDYDLLRATVAARLGQVTRLRDAQPDGAGLAALDLLSLGVVLLGAEGSVVHANLSARKLAPLAGITLSGRVSGIGEDGRRLAALIDRLLTPGGDAEEALRLQAGAAVMVAGLRLRQDGPGGRARAMLVLRDPDRVAPMGDAMLGQLFGLTPTEARVASLLAEGLRRDQIAAQIGISQTTVAFHLRNIFGKTGAGRQAELVGLILSMPLVTGEV, via the coding sequence ATGACCGCGCCGCTGATCCTGTGCATCGAGGACGAGCCCGCGCTGTGCGACGACATCGCCTTTGACCTGCGCGATGCCGGATATGAGGTGCTGACCGCCGCCGACGCAGATCAGGCGCTGACGCTGCTGGAAGGCCAGCGCCCCGATCTGATCCTGTGCGACATCGTCATGCCCGGCATGGACGGCAAGGCGCTGCTGGCCCATCTGCGGCAGCGGCGGCCCGATCTGGACGTGGTGCCGTTCTTGTTTCTGACCGCATTGACCTCGCGCGCGCAGGTGATCGACGGGCGGATCGCGGGGGCGGACGATTATCTGACCAAGCCCATCGACTATGACCTGCTGCGGGCGACGGTGGCGGCGCGTCTGGGGCAGGTGACGCGGCTGCGCGACGCGCAGCCGGATGGCGCGGGGCTCGCGGCGCTGGACCTGCTGTCGCTCGGTGTCGTGCTGCTGGGCGCGGAGGGCAGCGTCGTTCACGCCAACCTGTCCGCCCGCAAGCTGGCACCTTTGGCCGGGATCACGCTGTCGGGGCGGGTCAGCGGCATAGGCGAGGATGGCCGCCGGCTGGCCGCCCTGATCGACCGCCTGCTGACCCCCGGCGGCGATGCCGAAGAGGCGCTGCGCCTGCAGGCCGGGGCGGCGGTGATGGTCGCGGGGCTGCGTTTGCGCCAGGACGGGCCGGGGGGTCGGGCGCGCGCGATGCTGGTCCTGCGCGACCCTGACCGGGTCGCGCCGATGGGTGATGCGATGCTGGGCCAACTGTTCGGCCTGACCCCGACCGAGGCGCGGGTCGCAAGCCTGCTGGCCGAGGGGCTGCGCCGCGACCAGATCGCGGCGCAGATCGGGATCTCGCAGACCACCGTCGCCTTTCACCTGCGCAACATCTTCGGCAAGACCGGGGCGGGGCGTCAGGCCGAACTGGTCGGCCTGATCCTGTCCATGCCGCTGGTGACGGGCGAGGTCTAG
- a CDS encoding sensor histidine kinase, which translates to MTPLRARFLGMGGLVVVCLGLLGLAAWHLVALERQMRISATENMIWIFGQTQAEALHLALALSDGADPAAVETRFDLLLSRLGLLDQGPQRRFLQAAGVFDVLSGWSATLLDNDPAAGGDLGALAEDVTRLTATLRGSASLAMSHEWQEQAAHLDRLGHLHRLALMAVLVAGLAGLGLALILIDRERRLMRARLDRIEAARLAHALERERELSENHRQFADLIAHQLRTPLAVIDSAMHRLTRHGATASAALIAEKAAVSREAVARLVSLSDTALMMSRLERDAIQPRLRAHDLHELAQTCVEGLARSRPADAARVTVIAPETPVTAACDLSLTSEILSNLIGNGLAYAPPESPVEVAVGADHGQVWCRISDRGPGMSAADLARAFDRFRRGAGQGSVPGSGLGLTLARHLARLQGGEVTLAPRAGGGLTATLTLPKPAP; encoded by the coding sequence ATGACCCCGCTGCGGGCGCGGTTTCTGGGTATGGGGGGGCTGGTCGTGGTCTGTCTGGGCCTGCTGGGGCTGGCGGCGTGGCATCTGGTCGCGCTTGAACGGCAGATGCGGATTTCGGCGACCGAGAACATGATCTGGATCTTTGGCCAGACCCAGGCCGAGGCGCTGCATCTGGCGCTGGCGCTGTCGGACGGCGCCGATCCAGCGGCGGTCGAGACGCGCTTCGATCTGCTGCTGTCGCGGCTGGGCCTGCTGGATCAGGGGCCGCAGCGGCGGTTTCTGCAGGCGGCGGGTGTGTTTGACGTGCTGTCGGGCTGGAGCGCGACGCTGCTGGACAACGACCCGGCGGCGGGGGGCGACCTTGGCGCGCTGGCCGAGGATGTGACCCGCCTGACTGCCACGCTGCGCGGCAGCGCCAGCCTTGCCATGTCGCATGAATGGCAAGAGCAGGCGGCGCATCTGGATCGGCTGGGGCACCTGCATCGGCTGGCGCTGATGGCGGTGCTGGTGGCGGGGCTGGCGGGGCTGGGCCTCGCGCTAATCCTCATCGACCGCGAGCGGCGGCTGATGCGCGCGCGCCTCGACCGGATCGAGGCCGCGCGGCTGGCCCATGCGCTGGAGCGAGAGCGTGAGCTGTCCGAGAACCACCGCCAATTCGCCGATCTGATCGCCCATCAGCTGCGGACGCCGCTGGCGGTGATCGACAGCGCCATGCACCGGCTGACCCGGCACGGGGCCACCGCCTCGGCCGCGCTGATCGCCGAAAAGGCCGCCGTCTCGCGCGAGGCGGTGGCGCGGCTGGTCAGCCTGTCGGACACCGCGCTGATGATGTCGCGGCTAGAGCGGGATGCGATCCAGCCCCGGCTGCGCGCCCATGATCTGCACGAACTGGCGCAGACCTGCGTCGAGGGGCTGGCCCGCTCGCGCCCCGCTGATGCCGCTCGCGTCACGGTCATTGCGCCCGAGACGCCCGTCACCGCCGCCTGCGATCTGTCGCTGACCTCCGAGATCCTGTCGAACCTAATCGGCAATGGGTTGGCCTATGCGCCGCCGGAAAGCCCGGTCGAGGTCGCTGTGGGTGCGGATCACGGGCAGGTGTGGTGCCGGATCAGCGATCGCGGGCCGGGAATGAGCGCGGCGGATCTGGCGCGCGCCTTCGACCGGTTCCGGCGCGGGGCGGGGCAGGGCAGCGTCCCCGGCTCTGGCCTCGGGCTGACGCTGGCGCGGCATCTGGCGCGGCTGCAGGGGGGCGAGGTGACGCTGGCGCCGCGGGCGGGTGGCGGGCTGACCGCGACCCTGACGCTGCCGAAGCCCGCGCCATGA
- a CDS encoding molybdopterin-dependent oxidoreductase: MTLTALLTLTLPAHADQPILTLTGKVSGGHVAISRAQLEGLGWHELVTSTSVTDGPQRFRGVLMRDLLALAGAQGDSVRATALNDYVIDIPASDFDRFDVLAALYMNGEALGPRDKGPVWIVYPRDDFAELQDIRYDMRWVWQLVGLEVR, encoded by the coding sequence TTGACCCTCACCGCCCTGCTTACCCTGACCCTTCCGGCCCATGCCGATCAGCCGATCCTGACGCTGACCGGCAAGGTCTCAGGCGGCCATGTCGCGATCAGCCGGGCGCAGCTCGAGGGGCTGGGCTGGCACGAACTCGTCACCTCGACCAGCGTCACCGATGGGCCGCAGCGGTTTCGGGGGGTGCTGATGCGCGACCTGCTGGCGCTTGCCGGGGCGCAGGGGGACAGCGTGCGGGCGACCGCGCTGAACGATTATGTCATCGACATCCCGGCCAGCGATTTCGACCGGTTCGACGTCCTCGCGGCGCTCTACATGAATGGCGAGGCGCTTGGACCGCGCGACAAGGGGCCGGTCTGGATCGTCTATCCCCGCGACGATTTTGCCGAGCTTCAGGATATCCGCTATGACATGCGCTGGGTCTGGCAACTGGTCGGGCTCGAGGTCAGATGA
- a CDS encoding tellurite resistance TerB family protein → MDQEQQQATERLVDDLNQVEMVVADSNKFKLKLGIGEDAYTSQKLLNVYDLFTDAKSAFFLGSTGAGFAATLIPAAKVGLMTKAAIAVGLATAPATAPLALVATAAAGIASGGVYFGAMRAIKGGTSRQVETIPKFINTPIDILGATLFDMIAGLALKVASFSGPVDESEREAVVNYFSEEWGISTDYARKALPLLELQIRDQSLKAMAKSLADFQLDNPDCEPDAMRKVIKDFLIEIAEADGEHDEAETLAIDAVEREFAAALSTQAKLTRKAGQYSSKATDMAKSGGSAVSAGARTAFQSLRGRMSREK, encoded by the coding sequence ATGGACCAGGAACAGCAGCAGGCGACCGAGAGGCTCGTCGACGACCTGAACCAGGTCGAGATGGTGGTCGCGGATAGCAACAAATTCAAGTTGAAGCTTGGCATCGGCGAGGACGCCTACACCAGCCAGAAACTCTTGAATGTCTATGACCTTTTCACTGACGCTAAGAGTGCCTTTTTCTTGGGTTCGACTGGCGCAGGTTTTGCCGCCACTCTGATTCCCGCTGCCAAGGTCGGGTTGATGACGAAGGCGGCGATAGCCGTCGGTCTCGCCACCGCACCCGCGACCGCGCCGCTGGCGCTGGTCGCAACGGCTGCGGCGGGGATTGCCTCGGGGGGCGTTTATTTCGGCGCAATGCGCGCTATCAAGGGCGGAACCTCGAGGCAGGTCGAAACAATCCCGAAATTCATCAATACCCCCATCGACATTCTGGGCGCCACGCTGTTCGACATGATTGCCGGGCTGGCGCTGAAGGTCGCATCATTTTCCGGACCTGTCGACGAGAGCGAGCGCGAAGCGGTTGTGAATTATTTCTCCGAGGAATGGGGAATTTCGACCGATTATGCCCGCAAGGCTTTGCCTCTGCTGGAATTGCAGATCCGCGATCAAAGCCTGAAGGCAATGGCGAAATCGTTGGCAGATTTTCAGTTGGACAACCCGGACTGCGAGCCGGACGCGATGCGGAAGGTGATCAAGGATTTCCTGATCGAGATTGCAGAGGCCGACGGCGAACATGACGAGGCCGAAACATTGGCCATCGACGCGGTCGAACGCGAATTCGCCGCGGCATTGTCCACCCAAGCCAAATTGACGCGCAAGGCAGGGCAATATTCGTCCAAGGCGACGGATATGGCGAAAAGCGGCGGATCGGCGGTCAGCGCCGGTGCCAGAACCGCATTTCAGAGCCTGCGCGGCCGGATGTCGCGGGAAAAATAG
- a CDS encoding FMN-binding glutamate synthase family protein — translation MKILKRYTIFALSGLLALAALVAAVRTGSFGWYAAAAVPVLLFLLGIYDLIQRRHAILRNYPIIGHLRFLFENFRPEIRQYMIEGDRDEVPFSRDARALVYQRAKGVEDKRPFGTIENVYGSGYSWLTHSATPVANTDSDFRVTVGGPDSLQPYSASLYNISAMSFGALSGNAILALNKGARMAGFAQDTGEGSVSRFHREGGGDLIFQVASGYFSCRNPDGSFSPERFATIAADPQIKMVEIKLSQGAKPGHGGMLPAAKISAEIAEARGIPMGVDCISPPAHSTFSTPIGLMQFIKQLRDLSGGKPVGFKLCIGHRREFLSMVKAMLETGIRPDFIVIDGAEGGTGAAPVEFVNRVGMPMLEGLTFVHNALRGAGLRDEIRIGVAGKIVSAFDIARALALGADWCNSGRGFMFAIGCIQAQSCHTNTCPVGIATQDPLRQRALDVGDKSERVARFHRNTMHALGEIAGAAGLRNPSDFMPYHFMFRQKDNEFRDGNEAYPYLPEGFLLSDEEIPELADWYARWGRASAHSFDPPEIPHGPFPRSMKRA, via the coding sequence ATGAAGATTCTCAAGCGATACACCATTTTCGCGCTGTCGGGCCTGCTGGCCCTGGCGGCGCTTGTGGCGGCGGTCCGGACCGGCAGTTTCGGCTGGTATGCGGCGGCGGCGGTGCCGGTTCTGCTGTTTCTGCTGGGGATCTATGACCTGATCCAGCGGCGGCACGCGATCCTGCGCAACTATCCGATCATCGGCCATCTGCGCTTTCTGTTCGAGAATTTCCGCCCCGAGATCCGCCAATACATGATCGAGGGAGACCGCGACGAGGTGCCGTTCAGCCGCGATGCCCGCGCGCTCGTCTATCAGCGCGCCAAGGGGGTCGAGGACAAGCGGCCCTTCGGCACGATCGAGAATGTCTATGGCTCGGGCTATTCCTGGCTGACCCATTCGGCGACGCCTGTCGCCAATACCGACAGCGATTTCCGCGTCACCGTCGGCGGGCCGGACTCCCTGCAACCCTATTCCGCCAGCCTCTACAACATCTCGGCGATGAGCTTCGGGGCGCTATCGGGCAATGCGATCCTGGCGCTGAACAAGGGCGCGCGCATGGCCGGGTTCGCGCAGGACACGGGCGAGGGCAGCGTCAGCCGCTTTCACCGCGAGGGCGGCGGCGATCTGATCTTTCAGGTCGCCTCGGGCTATTTCTCGTGCCGCAACCCGGATGGCAGCTTTTCGCCCGAACGCTTTGCCACCATCGCCGCCGATCCGCAGATCAAGATGGTCGAGATCAAGCTGAGCCAGGGCGCCAAGCCCGGTCATGGCGGGATGCTGCCCGCCGCCAAGATCTCGGCCGAGATTGCCGAGGCGCGGGGCATTCCGATGGGCGTCGACTGCATCTCGCCGCCCGCGCACAGCACCTTTTCGACGCCGATCGGGCTGATGCAGTTCATCAAGCAGCTGCGCGACCTGTCGGGCGGCAAGCCGGTCGGGTTCAAGCTGTGCATCGGGCACCGGCGCGAGTTTCTCAGCATGGTCAAGGCGATGCTGGAGACCGGCATCCGCCCCGATTTCATCGTCATCGACGGGGCCGAGGGCGGGACCGGCGCGGCCCCGGTCGAGTTCGTCAACCGCGTCGGCATGCCGATGCTCGAGGGGCTGACCTTCGTCCACAACGCCCTGCGCGGCGCCGGGCTGCGGGACGAGATCCGCATCGGCGTCGCGGGCAAGATCGTCTCGGCCTTCGACATCGCCCGCGCGCTTGCCCTGGGCGCGGACTGGTGCAATTCGGGCCGCGGCTTCATGTTCGCCATCGGCTGCATCCAGGCCCAATCCTGCCACACCAACACCTGCCCGGTGGGCATCGCGACGCAGGACCCGCTGCGCCAGCGCGCGCTGGATGTGGGCGACAAAAGCGAGCGCGTGGCGCGGTTCCACCGCAACACCATGCACGCCCTGGGCGAGATCGCGGGCGCGGCGGGGCTGCGAAATCCCAGCGATTTCATGCCCTATCACTTCATGTTCCGGCAAAAGGACAATGAGTTCCGCGACGGGAACGAGGCCTATCCCTATCTGCCCGAAGGCTTCCTGCTGTCGGATGAAGAGATCCCCGAACTCGCCGACTGGTATGCCCGCTGGGGCCGGGCCAGCGCGCACAGCTTTGACCCGCCGGAAATTCCGCACGGGCCGTTTCCGCGCAGCATGAAGCGCGCCTAG
- a CDS encoding phosphohexomutase domain-containing protein, giving the protein MTLTCFKAYDIRGRLGDNLDAGIAYRIGRGFARALGARTVVLGRDIRQRSPELAGAVAQALMDEGATVLDLGLAGTEEMYFATADLGADGGITVTASHNPMDYNGMKMVGAGSAPLSPAQMDQIRQLAEADEFGPAVPGGARRDVAKAARAAYVARVVEFADLDALRPLHLLVNSGNGTAGPTLDAIAEALAAKGAPLRFTRLHHQPDPSFPNGIPNPLLPENQPVTGQAVLHHGADLGIAFDGDFDRCFFFDETGAFIDGEYIVGLLAQEFLTREPGAAIVHDPRIIWNTRDIVAKAGGRAIQSRTGHAFLKAALRETGAVYGGEMSAHHYFRDFACCDSGMIPWLLVAGLLSRSGQPLSSLIAARRAAFPSSGEINFVVDDAAAARARVEAAFGPAAIGRDETDGLSLDLGDWRFNLRASNTEPLLRLNAESRGDRALLADGVARLRRLIQGGADG; this is encoded by the coding sequence ATGACGCTGACCTGCTTCAAGGCCTATGACATCCGCGGCCGGCTGGGCGACAATCTGGATGCGGGCATCGCCTATCGGATCGGGCGCGGCTTCGCGCGGGCGCTGGGGGCCAGGACGGTCGTGCTGGGGCGCGATATCCGGCAGCGCAGCCCCGAGCTGGCCGGGGCCGTGGCGCAGGCGTTGATGGATGAAGGCGCCACCGTGCTGGACCTTGGCCTTGCCGGCACCGAGGAGATGTATTTCGCCACCGCCGATCTGGGCGCGGATGGCGGGATCACCGTCACCGCCTCGCATAATCCGATGGATTACAACGGGATGAAGATGGTGGGCGCGGGTTCGGCACCGCTGTCGCCCGCGCAGATGGACCAGATCCGGCAACTGGCCGAGGCGGATGAGTTCGGCCCCGCCGTGCCCGGCGGCGCGCGCCGCGACGTGGCAAAAGCGGCGCGGGCGGCCTATGTCGCGCGGGTGGTCGAGTTCGCCGATCTGGACGCGCTGCGCCCGCTGCATCTGCTGGTCAATTCCGGCAACGGCACCGCTGGCCCGACCCTCGACGCCATCGCCGAGGCGCTGGCCGCCAAGGGCGCGCCGCTGCGCTTTACCCGGCTGCATCACCAGCCCGATCCCAGCTTTCCCAACGGCATCCCCAACCCGCTCTTGCCCGAGAACCAGCCGGTGACCGGGCAGGCGGTGCTGCATCACGGCGCAGATCTGGGCATCGCCTTCGACGGCGATTTCGACCGTTGCTTCTTCTTTGACGAAACCGGCGCCTTCATCGACGGCGAATATATCGTCGGCCTGCTGGCGCAAGAGTTCCTGACCCGCGAGCCGGGGGCTGCCATTGTCCACGACCCGCGCATCATCTGGAACACCCGCGACATCGTGGCAAAGGCGGGCGGGCGGGCGATTCAGTCGCGCACCGGGCACGCCTTCCTCAAGGCCGCGCTGCGCGAAACCGGCGCCGTCTATGGCGGCGAGATGTCCGCGCATCACTATTTCCGCGACTTCGCCTGCTGCGACAGCGGCATGATCCCGTGGCTGCTGGTCGCGGGGCTGCTGTCGCGCTCGGGCCAGCCGCTGTCGTCGCTGATCGCGGCGCGGCGGGCGGCGTTTCCGTCCTCGGGCGAGATCAACTTCGTCGTCGATGACGCCGCCGCCGCCCGCGCAAGGGTCGAGGCCGCTTTCGGCCCCGCCGCGATCGGGCGGGACGAGACCGACGGGCTGTCGCTGGATCTGGGCGATTGGCGCTTCAACCTGCGCGCCTCGAACACCGAACCCCTGCTGCGGCTGAACGCGGAATCGCGCGGCGACCGCGCCTTGCTGGCGGACGGCGTGGCCCGACTGCGCCGCCTGATCCAGGGCGGCGCTGACGGCTAG
- a CDS encoding mannose-1-phosphate guanylyltransferase/mannose-6-phosphate isomerase: MDHDNPHIVPVLLCGGSGTRLWPLSRKSYPKQFAQLLGDETLFQQAARRFVPAQGTDAPEAPVFDAPLVVTGSDFRFIVVEQLQQIGLDPGAVLIEPEGRNTAPAVLTAAYYLLARDPQAIMLVAPSDHAIPDPAAFRAAVGRGLSAVRNGRIVTFGITPDRAETGYGYLELAAAPDDAGAVDLVRFVEKPDAEAARAMLASGNFLWNAGIFLARAADMVQAFHTHAPEVVEPVSAALKSATADLGFLRLDPRAYAKVPSISVDYAVMEKAGNLAVVPFSDGWSDLGGWDAVWRAQDPDEQGVALSGPAHAIGCRDSLLRAESDAQVLIGIGLDNIIAIAMPDAVLVARKDRAQDVKLAVDLLRRQQQTQAEMLPRDYRPWGWYETLVLGGRFQVKRIVVNPGASLSLQSHHHRAEHWIVVEGTAKVQIDDETRLITENQSVYIPLGAVHRMENPGKLPMVLIEVQTGSYLGEDDIIRYDDIYARGQGAKG; encoded by the coding sequence ATGGATCACGACAACCCTCATATCGTTCCGGTTCTGCTGTGCGGAGGCTCGGGCACGCGCCTCTGGCCCCTGTCGCGGAAATCCTATCCCAAGCAATTTGCGCAGCTTCTGGGGGACGAGACGCTGTTCCAGCAGGCCGCCCGCCGCTTTGTGCCGGCGCAGGGCACCGACGCCCCCGAAGCGCCGGTCTTTGACGCGCCGCTGGTCGTCACGGGCAGCGATTTCCGCTTTATCGTGGTCGAGCAGTTGCAGCAGATCGGCCTTGACCCCGGTGCGGTGCTGATCGAACCCGAGGGCCGCAACACCGCCCCTGCCGTGCTGACCGCCGCCTATTACCTGCTGGCCCGCGACCCGCAGGCGATCATGCTGGTGGCGCCCTCGGATCATGCCATTCCCGACCCGGCCGCGTTTCGCGCCGCGGTGGGGCGCGGGCTGTCGGCGGTGCGGAATGGCCGGATCGTGACCTTCGGGATCACCCCCGACCGCGCCGAGACCGGCTATGGCTATCTGGAACTCGCCGCCGCGCCCGATGATGCGGGTGCCGTCGATCTGGTGCGCTTCGTGGAAAAGCCCGATGCCGAGGCGGCGCGGGCGATGCTCGCATCCGGCAATTTCCTGTGGAACGCGGGCATCTTCCTCGCGCGGGCGGCGGATATGGTTCAGGCCTTCCACACCCACGCCCCCGAGGTGGTCGAGCCGGTCTCGGCCGCGCTGAAATCCGCGACCGCGGATCTGGGCTTTCTGCGGCTCGACCCGCGCGCCTATGCCAAGGTGCCCTCGATCTCGGTCGATTATGCGGTGATGGAAAAGGCCGGCAATCTGGCCGTGGTGCCGTTTTCGGACGGCTGGTCCGATCTGGGCGGCTGGGACGCGGTCTGGCGGGCGCAGGACCCGGACGAACAGGGCGTGGCGCTGTCGGGGCCTGCCCATGCGATCGGCTGCCGCGACAGCCTGCTGCGCGCCGAATCCGACGCGCAGGTGCTGATCGGTATCGGGCTGGACAACATCATCGCCATTGCCATGCCCGACGCGGTGCTGGTGGCGCGCAAGGACCGCGCGCAGGACGTCAAGCTGGCCGTCGATCTGCTGCGCCGCCAGCAGCAGACGCAGGCCGAGATGCTGCCCCGCGATTACCGCCCCTGGGGCTGGTACGAGACGCTGGTGCTGGGCGGCCGTTTTCAGGTCAAGCGCATCGTGGTCAATCCCGGCGCCTCGCTGAGCCTGCAAAGCCACCACCACCGGGCCGAGCACTGGATCGTCGTCGAAGGCACCGCCAAGGTGCAGATCGACGACGAGACGCGGCTGATCACCGAAAACCAGTCGGTCTATATCCCGCTGGGCGCGGTCCACCGGATGGAGAACCCGGGCAAGCTGCCCATGGTGCTGATCGAGGTGCAGACCGGCAGCTATCTGGGCGAGGATGACATCATTCGTTATGACGACATCTATGCGCGCGGGCAGGGGGCCAAGGGATGA
- a CDS encoding urate hydroxylase PuuD, giving the protein MSEFAIMWDWLAFAVRWLHVITAIAWIGSSFYFVALDLGLRKAPHLPPGAHGEEWQVHGGGFYHIQKYLVAPANMPDHLIWFKWESYSTWLSGAALLMIVYWVGGELFLIDPAKADLALWQGIAISALSLSIGWLVYDRLCKSPLGERPTVLMLLLFALLVVMGYAYNQVFTGRAVMLHLGAFTATIMTANVFFIIMPNQRIVVKDLQEGRKPDPKYGKIAKLRSTHNNYLTLPVVFLMLSNHYPLAFATDYNWLIAALVFLMGVTIRHFFNTMHAGGGMKWWTWAATVLLFIGVMWLSTAPMRMVSYEDSEARVLSPAQQKFADAAGFDEVMGIVPGRCAMCHGREPGYDGIHYAPKGLLLETPDDVTRAARQIYLQAGLTHAMPPANVSYMEEPERQAIVAWYRAATGADPRRVASN; this is encoded by the coding sequence ATGAGTGAATTCGCCATTATGTGGGACTGGCTGGCCTTTGCGGTGCGATGGCTTCACGTCATCACCGCAATCGCCTGGATCGGCTCCAGCTTCTATTTCGTGGCCCTCGACCTGGGGCTGCGCAAGGCCCCGCATCTGCCGCCCGGCGCCCATGGCGAGGAATGGCAGGTCCATGGCGGCGGCTTCTATCACATCCAGAAATATCTGGTCGCGCCGGCCAACATGCCGGACCACCTGATCTGGTTCAAATGGGAAAGCTACAGCACCTGGCTGTCGGGCGCGGCGCTGCTGATGATCGTCTACTGGGTCGGGGGCGAGCTGTTCCTGATCGACCCGGCCAAGGCGGATCTGGCGCTGTGGCAGGGCATCGCCATCTCGGCGCTGTCGCTGTCGATCGGCTGGCTGGTCTATGACCGGCTGTGCAAATCCCCGCTGGGCGAGCGTCCGACGGTTCTGATGCTGCTGCTGTTCGCGCTGCTGGTGGTCATGGGCTACGCTTATAATCAGGTCTTCACCGGCCGCGCCGTCATGCTGCATCTGGGCGCCTTCACCGCCACCATCATGACCGCCAACGTGTTCTTCATCATCATGCCAAATCAGCGCATCGTGGTGAAGGATCTGCAGGAAGGTCGCAAACCCGACCCGAAATACGGCAAGATCGCCAAGCTGCGCTCGACCCACAACAACTACCTGACGCTGCCCGTCGTGTTCCTGATGCTGTCGAACCATTACCCGCTGGCCTTCGCAACCGACTATAACTGGCTGATCGCGGCGCTGGTGTTCCTGATGGGCGTCACCATCCGGCACTTCTTCAACACCATGCATGCCGGCGGCGGGATGAAGTGGTGGACCTGGGCCGCGACGGTGCTGCTGTTCATCGGGGTGATGTGGCTGTCGACCGCGCCGATGCGGATGGTCAGCTATGAGGACTCTGAGGCGCGGGTGCTGTCGCCCGCGCAGCAGAAATTCGCGGATGCGGCGGGTTTTGACGAGGTGATGGGCATCGTCCCCGGCCGCTGCGCCATGTGCCACGGCCGCGAGCCGGGCTATGACGGCATCCATTACGCGCCCAAGGGGCTGCTGCTGGAAACCCCCGACGACGTGACCCGCGCGGCCCGCCAGATCTATCTGCAGGCCGGGCTGACCCACGCCATGCCGCCCGCCAATGTGAGCTATATGGAAGAGCCAGAGCGGCAGGCGATCGTCGCCTGGTACCGCGCCGCGACCGGCGCCGATCCGCGTCGGGTCGCCAGCAATTGA